A window from Chrysemys picta bellii isolate R12L10 chromosome 20, ASM1138683v2, whole genome shotgun sequence encodes these proteins:
- the PRUNE1 gene encoding exopolyphosphatase PRUNE1 isoform X1 has product MERFVRSRRAALQEHVQRRQEVHVVLGNEACDLDSMVSALALAYYLAKTSLESKAAFVPVLNIPRSEFPLRTESAFLLQEQQIPDSCLIFRDEIDLHALHRAGLLSLTLVDHHILPSGDAALEEAVIEVIDHRPLERAPRCRVTAELVGSCATLVTERIVQGPAELLDRQTAALLRGTIILDCVNMTPEAGKVTPKDTQYVALLESKFPDLPARSVLFEALQTAKFDVSGLTTDQMLRKDLKVLSSDGLVLAISAVYVTLEAFLQRPGLQQDLCAFCQRHGYGGLVAMTISFNEWNEPFRQLAVYSQHAAVRTAVCGVLERANNPPLDLSPLGNLYPNICAYHQGNTVASRKKVLPILKDFLRERGITAGPMHPADKDSCGTTRPEPKDSSAGCGESDENPEDSDVAGEAGAPEYEPRGRRDPARCPRLGDALLEDDAPLPPTPMNSLVDECPLDRGLPKLSAEAIFEKFSHITVVRPSASSSPEKK; this is encoded by the exons ATGGAGCGCTTCGTGCGGAGCCGCCGGGCCGCCCTGCAG GAACATGTCCAGCGCAGGCAGGAAGTCCACGTGGTGCTGGGGAATGAAGCCTGCGATCTGGACTCCATGGTGTCGGCGCTTGCCCTGGCTTATTACTTGGCAAAG ACCTCTCTGGAGTCCAAGGCGGCATTTGTCCCCGTGCTGAACATCCCCCGCTCGGAGTTCCCCTTGCGCACAGAGAGCGCCTTCCTCCTGCAGGAGCAGCAGATCCCCGACAGCTGCCTGATCTTCCGGGATGAGATCGACCTGCATGCGCTGCACCGGGCTGGCCTCCTCTCCTTGACGCTGGTCGACCATCACATCCTGCCGAG CGGAGACGCAGCCCTGGAGGAGGCCGTGATCGAGGTGATCGACCATCGGCCCCTGGAGAGGGCGCCTCGGTGCCGGGTCACCGCGGAGCTGGTGGGCTCCTGCGCCACGCTGGTGACGGAGAGGATCGTGCAGGGCCCAGCGGAGCTgttggacagacagacagccGCCCTGCTGCGTG GTACCATAATTCTGGATTGTGTCAatatgactccagaagctgggaaagtgACTCCCAAAGACACTCAGTACGTGGCCCTGTTGGAATCCAAGTTCCCAGACCTCCCGGCGAGGAGCGTCCTGTTTGAGGCTCTGCAGACAGCCAAGTTCGATGTGTCAG GGCTCACTACAGACCAGATGCTGCGAAAGGACCTTAAGGTGCTGTCGAGTGATGGGCTCGTTCTTGCCATCAGTGCTGTGTACGTGACGCTGGAG GCCTTCCTGCAGCGGCCGGGCTTGCAGCAGGACCTGTGCGCCTTCTGCCAGCGGCACGGCTACGGCGGGTTGGTAGCCATGACGATCTCCTTCAACGAGTGGAACGAGCCATTCCGGCAGCTCGCGGTGTACAGCCAGCACGCGGCGGTGCGGACAGCG GTGTGTGGCGTTCTGGAGCGCGCTAACAACCCGCCCCTGGACCTCTCCCCTCTGGGGAACCTCTACCCCAACATCTGTGCCTACCACCAGGGCAACACAGTCGCATCGCGTAAGAAAGTCCTCCCGATCCTTAAAGACTTCCTAAGGGAGCGGGGCATAACGGCTGGCCCCATGCATCCCGCGGACAAGGATTCCTGTGGCACGACGAGACCGGAGCCGAAAGACTCCTCTGCCGGTTGTGGCGAAAGCGACGAGAACCCGGAGGACTCGGATGTGGCTGGCGAAGCGGGTGCCCCGGAGTACGAGCCAAGGGGCAGGAGAGATcctgccaggtgcccgaggcttGGGGATGCCCTGCTGGAGGACGATGCCCCgttgcctcccacccccatgaaCAGCCTGGTGGATGAGTGCCCTCTGGACAGGGGGCTGCCCAAGCTGTCGGCAGAGGCGATCTTCGAGAAGTTCAGCCACATCACGGTGGTGCGCCCCTCCGCCAGCAGCAGCCCCGAGAAGAAATGA
- the PRUNE1 gene encoding exopolyphosphatase PRUNE1 isoform X2 has translation MVSALALAYYLAKTSLESKAAFVPVLNIPRSEFPLRTESAFLLQEQQIPDSCLIFRDEIDLHALHRAGLLSLTLVDHHILPSGDAALEEAVIEVIDHRPLERAPRCRVTAELVGSCATLVTERIVQGPAELLDRQTAALLRGTIILDCVNMTPEAGKVTPKDTQYVALLESKFPDLPARSVLFEALQTAKFDVSGLTTDQMLRKDLKVLSSDGLVLAISAVYVTLEAFLQRPGLQQDLCAFCQRHGYGGLVAMTISFNEWNEPFRQLAVYSQHAAVRTAVCGVLERANNPPLDLSPLGNLYPNICAYHQGNTVASRKKVLPILKDFLRERGITAGPMHPADKDSCGTTRPEPKDSSAGCGESDENPEDSDVAGEAGAPEYEPRGRRDPARCPRLGDALLEDDAPLPPTPMNSLVDECPLDRGLPKLSAEAIFEKFSHITVVRPSASSSPEKK, from the exons ATGGTGTCGGCGCTTGCCCTGGCTTATTACTTGGCAAAG ACCTCTCTGGAGTCCAAGGCGGCATTTGTCCCCGTGCTGAACATCCCCCGCTCGGAGTTCCCCTTGCGCACAGAGAGCGCCTTCCTCCTGCAGGAGCAGCAGATCCCCGACAGCTGCCTGATCTTCCGGGATGAGATCGACCTGCATGCGCTGCACCGGGCTGGCCTCCTCTCCTTGACGCTGGTCGACCATCACATCCTGCCGAG CGGAGACGCAGCCCTGGAGGAGGCCGTGATCGAGGTGATCGACCATCGGCCCCTGGAGAGGGCGCCTCGGTGCCGGGTCACCGCGGAGCTGGTGGGCTCCTGCGCCACGCTGGTGACGGAGAGGATCGTGCAGGGCCCAGCGGAGCTgttggacagacagacagccGCCCTGCTGCGTG GTACCATAATTCTGGATTGTGTCAatatgactccagaagctgggaaagtgACTCCCAAAGACACTCAGTACGTGGCCCTGTTGGAATCCAAGTTCCCAGACCTCCCGGCGAGGAGCGTCCTGTTTGAGGCTCTGCAGACAGCCAAGTTCGATGTGTCAG GGCTCACTACAGACCAGATGCTGCGAAAGGACCTTAAGGTGCTGTCGAGTGATGGGCTCGTTCTTGCCATCAGTGCTGTGTACGTGACGCTGGAG GCCTTCCTGCAGCGGCCGGGCTTGCAGCAGGACCTGTGCGCCTTCTGCCAGCGGCACGGCTACGGCGGGTTGGTAGCCATGACGATCTCCTTCAACGAGTGGAACGAGCCATTCCGGCAGCTCGCGGTGTACAGCCAGCACGCGGCGGTGCGGACAGCG GTGTGTGGCGTTCTGGAGCGCGCTAACAACCCGCCCCTGGACCTCTCCCCTCTGGGGAACCTCTACCCCAACATCTGTGCCTACCACCAGGGCAACACAGTCGCATCGCGTAAGAAAGTCCTCCCGATCCTTAAAGACTTCCTAAGGGAGCGGGGCATAACGGCTGGCCCCATGCATCCCGCGGACAAGGATTCCTGTGGCACGACGAGACCGGAGCCGAAAGACTCCTCTGCCGGTTGTGGCGAAAGCGACGAGAACCCGGAGGACTCGGATGTGGCTGGCGAAGCGGGTGCCCCGGAGTACGAGCCAAGGGGCAGGAGAGATcctgccaggtgcccgaggcttGGGGATGCCCTGCTGGAGGACGATGCCCCgttgcctcccacccccatgaaCAGCCTGGTGGATGAGTGCCCTCTGGACAGGGGGCTGCCCAAGCTGTCGGCAGAGGCGATCTTCGAGAAGTTCAGCCACATCACGGTGGTGCGCCCCTCCGCCAGCAGCAGCCCCGAGAAGAAATGA
- the MINDY1 gene encoding ubiquitin carboxyl-terminal hydrolase MINDY-1, which produces MEPRLEQVDPMATKGDDVNTEVTTPEICQAPLGLEEDAAGMGDETQAAAGQGRMLNGQGLGSPKGIGVTHSEEAPSGQGSSSCQQTVGREHEDTPRKDPSPRAGPSDEARQLERGEPEGRADPKEKQPPPSGSIQTGGIDSSPDDPISSLSPGAAEQASDATKARPPAGEPEPDFYCVKWISWKGERTPIITQCENGPCPLLAIMNILFLQWKVKLSPQKEVITSDELMAHLGDCILSIKPQENSEGLQLNFQQNVNDAMMVLPKLSTGLDVNVRFTGVSDFEYTPECIVFDLLNVPLYHGWLVDPQSPDAAQAVGKLSYNQLVEKIITCKHSSDPNLVTEGLIAEQFLESTATQLTYHGLCELTAAVKEGELSVFFRNNHFSTMIKHQGHLYLLVTDQGFLQEEKVTWESLHNVDGDSCFCDAEFHLSHTLGKEAAGSSPQEQRQVDQDYMIALSLQQQQQGPSALSDLELARQLQQEEYQQQQQQPATPPAQGRAQPSSRPAGERRQRHKQESDCVLL; this is translated from the exons ATGGAGCCCCGACTCGAGCAGGTGGATCCCATGGCTACGAAAGGGGACGATGTAAACACAGAAGTCACCACACCTGAAATCTGCCAAGCCCCTCTGGGGCTAGAGGAGGACGCTGCTGGCATGGGGGATGAAACCCAAGCGGCAGCAGGGCAAGGCCGCATGCTGAATGGGCAGGGGCTAGGAAGCCCAAAGGGGATTGGGGTAACGCATAGCGAGGAGGCTCCTTCTGGGCAGGGCAGCTCGAGCTGCCAGCAGACCGTAGGCCGGGAGCATGAGGACACCCCGAGGAAGGATCCGTCCCCGAGAGCAGGGCCCAGTGACGAAGCCAGGCAGCTGGAGCGTGGGGAACCAGAAGGAAGAGCGGACCCCAAAGAGAAGCAGCCTCCCCCGAGCGGGAGCATCCAAACAGGAGGCATCGACTCCTCGCCGGACGACCCCATCTCCAGCCTTAGCCCAGGCGCCGCAGAGCAGGCGTCTGACGCCACCaaggcccggcccccagccggcGAGCCCGAGCCTGACTTCTACTGTGTGAAGTGGATCAGCTGGAAAGGGGAGAGGACACCCATCATCACCCAGTGTGAGAACGGGCCCTGCCCACTCCTGGCCATCATGAACATCCTGTTCCTGCAGTGGAAG GTGAAGCTCTCCCCCCAGAAGGAAGTGATCACGTCGGACGAGTTGATGGCGCATCTCG GCGACTGCATCTTATCCATCAAACCCCAAGAGAATTCGGAAGGGCTGCAGCTCAACTTCCAGCAG AACGTCAACGATGCCATGATGGTCCTGCCCAAACTGTCCACGGGGCTCGACGTGAACGTGAGGTTCACGGGCGTCTCCGACTTCGAGTACACCCCGGAGTGCATTGTCTTTGATCTCCTGAACGTCCCGCTGTACCACGGCTGGCTGGTGGACCCGCAG agccCGGACGCGGCCCAGGCCGTGGGCAAGCTGAGCTACAACCAACTGGTGGAGAAGATCATCACCTGCAAGCACTCGAGCGACCCCAACCTGGTCACCGAAG GCCTGATCGCCGAGCAGTTCCTGGAGTCCACAGCCACCCAGCTGACCTACCACGGGCTGTGCGAGCTCACGGCCGCGGTCAAAGAGGGGGAGCTGAGCGTCTTCTTCAGAAACAACCACTTCAGCACCATGATCAAGCACCAg GGCCACCTATATCTGCTGGTCACGGACCAGGGCTTCCTGCAGGAGGAGAAGGTGACGTGGGAGAGCCTGCACAACGTGGATGGGGACAGCTGCTTCTGTGACGCCGAGTTCCACCTGAGCCACACCCTGGGGAAGGAGGCGGCCGGCAGCTCCCCCCAGGAGCAGAGGCAGGTGGACCAG GACTACATGATAGCCCTGTCCTTGCAACAACAGCAGCAaggcccctctgccctgagcgaCCTAGAGCTTGCGcgccagctgcagcaggaggaataccagcagcagcagcagcagccagcgaCGCCTCCTGCGCAG GGGAGAGCTCAGCCGTCCAGCCGGCCGGCCGGGGAACGCAGGCAGAGACACAAGCAGGAGTCGGACTGCGTCCTCCTCTAG